A region of the Bombus affinis isolate iyBomAffi1 chromosome 7, iyBomAffi1.2, whole genome shotgun sequence genome:
CTGTTTTACGTAAAATTGTACTTAACAATATGTTTATCCTTTTTTTACATGCAAACAAATGGCACATTAGGGGTAAGGGTTATCCAGTGAACTTATCGTTTAACTACATGCATATTTGTTTTAAGATAATTATTCCAAAGAATGCATTTAGATATTTCGCTGTATATTGTATGTAAAAGTACGTTTGAAAGATCTAGTGTTTTTCTTAACTTCCTTCTAGGCTCATGAATCCACTAATAATATTAAACTATTTCGATTTTAATTTTCtcatattgaaaaaaaaatgttaacaTTTTTTGAGAAAAAGCGATACCCCTTGTCAATATTTATAACCAATATCTTTTTACCAGGAACATTAATTTAACGCTCGCATGACATCATGTACAACGTGCAAGCATATTATTTCCGCTTCCAGTTGTGCCTTTTCCGTTTTCGATCCCTTTCGTGTTGTCAGCGTCAAACATGGACAGCCGTTCTATCTCGAAGAAAAGAAAGGTTTcttatattttcataatttatgTACAATGATTTGTGAAGATATGATGTCTGCTATGATAATTAAAGttatataagaaatattttgtCCAAAAGCAAATATAAATGACGTATGAAATGATTACATTCGCGGTGTTTTCGTTCCATACACGTGACCTTATGTCtcaaacatttttaatattccatggacattgaaataatttatGTGCATTATCATATTAAACGAAATATGTTAGTCAAAGTTCTACTTTACATTCGGTTAAATTACGTTTATATCAATAGACGCGTACTTACGGGTTAATTTGCAACCTTTTAGAATCAAATACCTTAACCTTTTATATATCAAatgtaattatttgtttaatatCTCTGTTTCTTAGTTTGTCGGAGACGGAGTCTTCAAAGCCGAATTAAACGAGTTTTTAACTCGTGAACTTTCGGAGGATGGCTATTCAGGGGTAGAGGTACGTGTTACTCCTCATCGTACAGAAATTATATTGTTGGCAACGCATACCCAGAATGTTCTCGGAGAAAAGGGTCGAAGAATCAGAGAGTTAACTTCTGTGGTTCAAAaacgatttaactttaaagaaGCACAGAACATCGAGTTGTATGCTGAGAAAGTTGCGACTCGTGGTCTTTGCGCTATTGCACAAGCAGAATCTCTGCGTTTCAAGTTAATTGGAGGTTTAGCTGTACGAAGGTTAGTTtaaacatttatataatttatgtaaACTTCTTGtatataaattgtactatttctatACAATTACAGGGCTTGCTATGGAGTTCTGCGCTTTATTATGGAATCAGGAGCAAAGGGTTGCGAAGTGGTTGTTAGTGGCAAATTGCGTGGACAGAGAGCAAAATCCATGAAATTCGTTGATGGTTTGATGATTCATTCTGGGGAGCCAACCAACGAATATGTAAACACTGCAACCCGTCATGTCCTTCTTCGACAAGGTATGTTTGGCAACAAATTAATGGTAAAAACAGGTTCTaacttaatttattatttcttgtTAGGTGTACTTGGTATCAAAGTGAAGATTATGCTGCCCTATGATCCTCATGGCAAGACAGGCCCTAAAAAACCTCTCCCAGATTCTGTGTCAATTGTTGAACCAAAAGATGAGGTATTTCCTTCACAACCGACATCTGAAGTGAAAGCATCGAAGGATTTACCACAACCAATACCACTTGCAGtgtaatttttatgtaaatgtaaataaattttattgtaaataactatttaatataatttctaaataaCATTCGTTtgtgataaaattattttaaagtatCTTTCAAGAATAACTACGACTCAGACAATTATCCACTGCTAAATACCATTTTACCAGGAAATTCATAGAATGACACATATTTGTATGTAATAATACAAAAGTTATTTCGTTAATATGCCTTCAATACTCATTGATCCTTTCTCGAAAGAAGTGGACAGGGTTAGTGTAAATCATCAAAGACGATTTAAAAAATACGAAAATATATCTGATAGTATGAAATattacttattacgttataacatataaagtGTCCTCTATTTTTAATCCACTAATTTTTAAGGTAGATGCATTTATAcacgtaaaaattaaaatatataaaatgatcTGTCTTGTATTGTAATTCAcacaagaaaaatatttattcttttGCAATAGTTTTTTGTACATCATGTTATTCCAAAGTGttctttcattatatttatgCTATTACATTACTGTTTTATGTTAAATTGTACTCAATAATATGTTTATACTTTTTTTACATACAAACAAATAAGACATTAGGGGTAAGGATTATCCAGTGAACTTATCGTTTAACGACATGCATAtttttttatgataattattcCAAAGAAGGCATTTAGATATTTCGCTGTATATTGTATGTAAAAGTACGTTTGAAAGATCTAGTGTTTTTCTTAACTTCCTTCTAGACTCATGAATCCACTAATAATATTAAACTATTTCGATTTTAATTTTCTCATGttgaaaaaaaaatgttaacaTTTTTTGAGAAAAAGCGATACCCCTTGTCAATATTTATAACCAATATCTTTTTACCAGGAACATTAATTTAACCCTCGCATGATATCATGTACAACGTGCAAGCATATTATTTCCGCTTCCAGTTGTGCCTTTTCCGTTTTCGATCCCTTTCGTGTTGTCAGCGTCAAACATGGACAGCCGTTCTatttcgaagaaaagaaaggtttgttatattttcataatttatgTATAATGATTTGTAAAGATATGATGCCCGCTATGATAATTAAAGttatataagaaatattttgtccaaaagaaaatataaatgacGTATGAAATGATCACATTCGCGGTGTTTTCGTTCCATACACGTAACCTACACCTTATGTCTCAAACGTTTTTAATATTccatggacattgaaataatttatGTGCATTATCATATTAAACGAAATATGTTAGTCATAGCTCTACTTTACATTCGGTTAAATTACGTTTATATCAATAGACGGCGTACTTACGGGTTAATTTGCAACCTTTTAGAATCgtataaaatgtaattatttgtttaatattCCTGTTTTTTAGTTTGTCGGAGACGGAGTCTTCAAAGCCGAATTAAACGAGTTTTTAACTCGTGAACTTTCGGAGGATGGCTATTCAGGGGTAGAGGTACGTGTTACTCCTCATCGTACAGAAATTATATTATTGGCAACGCATACCCAGAGCGTTCTCGGAGAAAAGGGTCGGAGAATCAGAGAGTTAACTTCTGTGGTTCAAAaacgatttaactttaaagaaGCACAGAACATCGAGTTGTATGCTGAGAAAGTTGCGACACGAGGTCTTTGCGCTATCGCACAAGCAGAATCTCTGCGTTTCAAGTTAATTGGAGGTTTAGCTGTACGAAGGTTAGTTtaaacatttatataatttatgtaaACTTCTTGtatataaattgtactatttctatACAATTACAGGGCTTGCTATGGAGTTCTGCGCTTTATTATGGAATCAGGAGCAAAGGGTTGCGAAGTGGTTGTTAGTGGCAAATTGCGTGGACAGAGAGCAAAATCCATGAAATTCGTTGATGGTTTGATGATTCATTCTGGGGAGCCAACCAACGAATATGTAAACACTGCAACCCGTCATGTCCTTCTTCGACAAGGTATGTTTGGCAACAAATTAATGGTAAAAACAGGTTCTaacttaatttattatttcttgtTAGGTGTACTTGGTATCAAAGTGAAGATTATGCTGCCCTATGATCCTCATGGCAAGACAGGCCCTAAAAAACCTCTCCCAGATTCTGTGTCAATTGTTGAACCAAAAGATGAGGTATTTCCTTCACAACCGACATCTGAAGTGAAAGCATCGAAGGATTTGCCACAACCAATACCACTTGCGGTGtaatttatatgtaaatataaataaactttattGTAAATggctatttaatataatttctaaataaCATTCGTTtgtcataaaattattttaaggtATCTTTCAACAATAACTACGACTGAGACAATTATCTACTGCTAAATACCATTTTACCAGGAAATTCATAGAATGACCCATATTtgtatgaaataataaaaaaattatttcgttAATATGCTTTCAATATTCATTGATCCTTTCCCGAAAAATGTGGAGGGGGTTAGTGTAAACGATCAAAGACGctttaaaaaatacgaaaatatatctggtaatatgaaatattacgtattatgttataacatataaagtGTCATCTATTTTTAATCCACTGAGTTTTAAAGTAGATGCATTTATATACgtaaaaattaaaatcttaTATAAAATAAGTTACAAAGATAAGAATAACTATTAGaaagaaagatttaaaaaattgaaacctCGGAATTTGACATTTTAAATGTTACAACTTAATACACGTTAGTGAATATTTCCATAGTTCTCTGCATATATCATAATgcaaatttaattattgtttaGTAACTAAGTAacaatattgaaattttaagaactgaaaaatacaatacataagattacattttaaatatattcactGTATGGAACACATTGTACTTTGCACTCATTTAAATTCTATATGATTTAAAAGTACATAATTATAATCTTATTGCAGATCGATATTATAGatcatgaaatattaaaaattcaattattataattatttatttatatacttatTTTGGTGTTTAGTAAATAAATTCTAAATCTAATCCCTTAATAAACTGTATGAAACAGTCCCCAAAGAACTTGTTGTCATTTATGATGTTCAAAAAGAGGCAcaaatattaattgaaatttttaaatatttagtatTTCTCATATTCATTTTGAATAACAGATCATAAGTTTGTTGTTTTTTACATTTGCACTCAATTTGTCATTCAGTTATGTGAAATTATTACATGGACCCTAGAACCCtaggaaatttatttttataatataatacaccTGTTTCAACTGAAAAATTACTGACGCACAGGAGCCATTTGTTGTGTAAGTGATAATAGACCTTCAATTATTCGTCGTACTATGACTGGCATTGTTGGTTTTCTTGAGACTGAACTTAGTCCATTTCTGATTTCATAGAAAACATTACGGGTGAAAGGATTTCTTTGTGATGCGAGACGGAATTTTAAGAATTGGAAATAAATAAATGGTGTCAATAAACCAGCACGTCCCCTGTAAGAAGTtgcttttataaattatttgtatatctaatttcagaaaattaataaatgttaGTACGTACGTAAATACAAGAAGAACTGTGAAAGGTAAGATAATTATCTCAGATAATGCACAAAGTCGTAAAATATTTCGTGATTGAAACTCCACCAGAGATATTAACAGGCGTGCTCCCCACCAACTATTTTGTCCTAAAcacttaattaaaaaagaacaaaataacTACTAGTTACCACAACGATGACTGTGCATCATAGAGTTATGTTAACATGATATGACTCAGCATTGAAAAATGAAACCTTTCTACTTACATCAAGCAATATAAGAGAACCACTAGCAAAATGCAtcaatgcaaataaaaatataggAGTTAACACCACTAATTAATAATTGAGGAAAAATAATTCTATTACATTTTGTGACAAATCTATCTAAGTCAAGAAGTGTCTTACTTTATAtctattatcatataaaaagGATACATGTAACAGGAGCAGTATAGAGGAatattaaagaataaaataaataatggcAGGAATCttcaataaataaatgttcCAAAAATTGTCGATTCAATTGAACATGTGGCACTCTTTGGTGCAGGCGTAATGCACTAGTTGCTGCATTACTCATTAatactttataataaatattataagaattactgaaatataaaatataaaatttaattttctgattcatacgataaaataatttgtaaCAACATACCCAAATATTGGAATGATATAACCAATAGTAAATATAAGAGTGAAAAGTCTTGTAACCCATAATCCAACTTTAATCTTATTATCAATGATGTGTTGCTTCAAAGCAAACCAGCCTTTCTCCATGTGTACTGAAGTATCTTCTGGTGTTGCACTTGCAGTATCTGCCATTCTGTATATTAAAGATAATTCAAACGTTATAATTTCTAgattctgtattatttatatgaaatcttTCACATTTTCattacattaaaaataattattgaaaaacACATTAAAAAATATGGCATAAATATGTAAATCGCGTCCTATTTTCTAAAGTGAAAGCAACCAATTTGAATAAAATGTGAAATATACAATACCTCATATATAGGttaaaaatttattagtttTACTATTACTAGGAAAAGTTTTAAATCCTATAAGGTATAAACAAAAGTGAATGCTTTTAGGAAATATTTAACCCAATTTTTTATTAGGTATCAAATTCCTATTTACAAACTATATTTTGCATCaatgaattatttttcaattgcaATCATTTAAATGGTACTTACTTTGTAATTAAACGCTTGTTcactaaataaaaaaatttcaatttctacaAACACTTGCATAAACGGAAATTGCAATGAATACAATAACGTAGTGCATCTGCGTAAATTTACTACCTACATATGTATAATTTCCTCAGATATCTTAATAATTACTTTGAGTTTCGAGTGAAAGATTTCTAACTTCTCTGATAGATGGTGTGGATGTGGTTATCCGTTGCCTACCGCACTCTACTggtattttattgaattataaaacaattaGTTTTT
Encoded here:
- the LOC126918640 gene encoding 40S ribosomal protein S3 isoform X6, translated to MHLDISLYIVCKIVPFPFSIPFVLSASNMDSRSISKKRKFVGDGVFKAELNEFLTRELSEDGYSGVEVRVTPHRTEIILLATHTQSVLGEKGRRIRELTSVVQKRFNFKEAQNIELYAEKVATRGLCAIAQAESLRFKLIGGLAVRRACYGVLRFIMESGAKGCEVVVSGKLRGQRAKSMKFVDGLMIHSGEPTNEYVNTATRHVLLRQGVLGIKVKIMLPYDPHGKTGPKKPLPDSVSIVEPKDEVFPSQPTSEVKASKDLPQPIPLAV
- the LOC126918640 gene encoding 40S ribosomal protein S3 isoform X4; translation: MDSRSISKKRKFVGDGVFKAELNEFLTRELSEDGYSGVEVRVTPHRTEIILLATHTQNVLGEKGRRIRELTSVVQKRFNFKEAQNIELYAEKVATRGLCAIAQAESLRFKLIGGLAVRRACYGVLRFIMESGAKGCEVVVSGKLRGQRAKSMKFVDGLMIHSGEPTNEYVNTATRHVLLRQGVLGIKVKIMLPYDPHGKTGPKKPLPDSVSIVEPKDEVFPSQPTSEVKASKDLPQPIPLAV
- the LOC126918640 gene encoding 40S ribosomal protein S3 isoform X3, which gives rise to MDSRSISKKRKFVGDGVFKAELNEFLTRELSEDGYSGVEVRVTPHRTEIILLATHTQNVLGEKGRRIRELTSVVQKRFNFKEAQNIELYAEKVATRGLCAIAQAESLRFKLIGGLAVRRACYGVLRFIMESGAKGCEVVVSGKLRGQRAKSMKFVDGLMIHSGEPTNEYVNTATRHVLLRQGVLGIKVKIMLPYDPHGKTGPKKPLPDSVSIVEPKDEVFPSQPTSEVKASKDLPQPIPLAV
- the LOC126918640 gene encoding 40S ribosomal protein S3 isoform X1 — its product is MDSRSISKKRKFVGDGVFKAELNEFLTRELSEDGYSGVEVRVTPHRTEIILLATHTQSVLGEKGRRIRELTSVVQKRFNFKEAQNIELYAEKVATRGLCAIAQAESLRFKLIGGLAVRRACYGVLRFIMESGAKGCEVVVSGKLRGQRAKSMKFVDGLMIHSGEPTNEYVNTATRHVLLRQGVLGIKVKIMLPYDPHGKTGPKKPLPDSVSIVEPKDEVFPSQPTSEVKASKDLPQPIPLAV
- the LOC126918640 gene encoding 40S ribosomal protein S3 isoform X2 — translated: MDSRSISKKRKFVGDGVFKAELNEFLTRELSEDGYSGVEVRVTPHRTEIILLATHTQNVLGEKGRRIRELTSVVQKRFNFKEAQNIELYAEKVATRGLCAIAQAESLRFKLIGGLAVRRACYGVLRFIMESGAKGCEVVVSGKLRGQRAKSMKFVDGLMIHSGEPTNEYVNTATRHVLLRQGVLGIKVKIMLPYDPHGKTGPKKPLPDSVSIVEPKDEVFPSQPTSEVKASKDLPQPIPLAV
- the LOC126918643 gene encoding Krueppel homolog 2; amino-acid sequence: MADTASATPEDTSVHMEKGWFALKQHIIDNKIKVGLWVTRLFTLIFTIGYIIPIFGNSYNIYYKVLMSNAATSALRLHQRVPHVQLNRQFLEHLFIEDSCHYLFYSLIFLYTAPVTLVLTPIFLFALMHFASGSLILLDCLGQNSWWGARLLISLVEFQSRNILRLCALSEIIILPFTVLLVFTGRAGLLTPFIYFQFLKFRLASQRNPFTRNVFYEIRNGLSSVSRKPTMPVIVRRIIEGLLSLTQQMAPVRQ